The Macaca nemestrina isolate mMacNem1 chromosome 6, mMacNem.hap1, whole genome shotgun sequence genome window below encodes:
- the LOC112424089 gene encoding large ribosomal subunit protein eL42-like — protein sequence MVKVPKTCWTFCKKCGKHQPHKVTQYKKGKDSLYAQGKRRYDRKQSGYGGQTKPTVRKKAKTTKKIVLRLECVEPNCKSKRMLAIKRCKHFELGGDKKRKDQVIQF from the coding sequence ATGGTTAAAGTCCCTAAAACCTGTTGGACTTTCTGTAAGAAGTGTGGCAAGCACCAACCCCACAAAGTGACACAGTACAAGAAGGGCAAGGATTCTCTGTATGCCCAGGGAAAGCGGCGTTATGACAGGAAGCAGAGTGGCTATGGTGGGCAAACTAAGCCGACTGTCCGGAAAAAggctaaaactacaaagaagattGTGCTAAGGCTTGAGTGTGTTGAGCCCAACTGCAAATCTAAGAGAATGCTGGCTATTAAAAGATGCAAGCATTTTGAACTGGGAGgagataagaaaagaaaggacCAAGTGATCCAGTTCTAA